A window of the Fervidobacterium thailandense genome harbors these coding sequences:
- a CDS encoding glycosyltransferase family 2 protein yields the protein MANEPLVSVIIPAYNVEKYITRTLESVLDQTFRDFEIILVNDGSTDKTEEVAKKLLKSAELNFRIISQSNKGVSVARNVGLYNSAGRYVKFLDADDVMKRESLQYLVEACENNKLAFAFGKQDVINQNGKIMYTYDQMYLADLELADYKVVLEQFLKGILHISCNSSIFRKDIITERNLTFTPGARFGEDTEFIAKYIFFAKKIAFVDKVVCEAVVRFDSSTKVSNLAVFHNVGSFKRLYRFFMNFGELEIARVIEEYSIPASYAWAMGNLAYNAFPYRLWKKLLENDTIGAMMRRLKIDFPKQTSYHSLLKLAKHLYLISPAIAYFVLRLVGKWHRWRNS from the coding sequence TTGGCTAATGAGCCTTTGGTTTCAGTAATTATACCGGCGTACAATGTCGAGAAGTATATTACACGAACATTGGAAAGCGTGTTGGACCAAACATTCAGAGACTTCGAAATTATTTTGGTCAACGATGGTTCAACTGACAAGACGGAAGAGGTTGCAAAGAAACTCCTGAAATCTGCAGAGTTAAATTTTCGGATTATTTCACAATCTAATAAAGGTGTCAGCGTTGCAAGAAATGTCGGACTTTATAACTCAGCAGGTCGTTACGTTAAATTTCTTGACGCAGATGACGTCATGAAAAGGGAAAGTTTGCAGTATCTTGTAGAAGCTTGTGAGAACAATAAATTAGCGTTCGCTTTCGGCAAACAGGATGTTATTAACCAAAATGGTAAAATAATGTACACGTACGATCAAATGTACTTGGCTGATCTGGAACTTGCCGATTATAAAGTGGTCCTTGAGCAATTCTTAAAAGGAATACTGCACATTAGCTGTAACTCTTCCATATTTCGAAAAGACATAATTACCGAGAGAAACCTAACCTTTACTCCTGGGGCGAGATTTGGTGAAGATACGGAGTTCATTGCTAAGTACATATTTTTTGCGAAGAAAATAGCATTTGTTGACAAAGTGGTTTGTGAAGCAGTTGTGAGGTTTGATTCGTCAACGAAAGTTTCGAATCTGGCAGTCTTTCACAATGTCGGATCATTCAAAAGGTTATACAGGTTCTTTATGAATTTTGGGGAACTTGAGATTGCGCGTGTAATAGAAGAATACTCAATACCGGCAAGTTATGCGTGGGCCATGGGAAATTTAGCTTATAATGCTTTTCCCTACCGTTTGTGGAAAAAGCTCTTAGAAAATGATACAATTGGTGCAATGATGAGACGTTTGAAAATAGATTTTCCAAAGCAAACAAGCTATCATTCCCTTCTCAAATTGGCGAAGCATTTGTATCTGATATCCCCAGCTATTGCGTACTTTGTTTTGAGATTGGTCGGTAAATGGCATAGGTGGAGGAATAGTTGA
- the glf gene encoding UDP-galactopyranose mutase, with the protein MFDAIVVGAGLSGSTAARILAEAGYKVLVIERQKHVAGHCHDYKDNNGITVHTYGPHIFHTNNRKVWEFVCRFTEFYFYQHRVLSYVEGRFVPFPINRDTLVEIFGINIATYEVEEFLEKEVKKSKFNVPPRNFRDVVVSQVGERLYELFFKNYTKKQWGREPEELAPDVARRIPVRTNRDGRYFSDKYQGIPAEGYTKMVEKILNHPNIVLMLGIDYFEVRDLFKPKLTVYTGELDKFFDYVYGKLEYRSLKLELRTLEQEFYQPVSVVNYPNDYDWTRVTEYKHFLNEKSERTTICYEYPIEEGEPFYVVMTQDNLVKREKYLKEVEKLEKTGEFLFIGRLAEYKYYNMDQAIEAALEKITKYLTNSLRSD; encoded by the coding sequence ATGTTCGACGCAATCGTGGTAGGTGCCGGCCTATCTGGTTCGACAGCAGCACGAATATTAGCCGAGGCTGGTTATAAGGTATTAGTTATTGAGAGACAAAAACACGTAGCAGGTCACTGCCATGACTACAAAGATAATAACGGTATCACTGTCCATACCTACGGTCCACACATTTTCCATACCAATAACCGAAAAGTCTGGGAGTTTGTTTGCAGGTTCACCGAATTCTATTTCTACCAACATAGAGTCCTCAGTTATGTTGAGGGACGATTTGTTCCCTTTCCTATCAACAGAGATACACTCGTTGAAATTTTCGGTATAAACATAGCAACATATGAGGTTGAAGAATTTCTTGAGAAAGAGGTGAAAAAATCAAAGTTTAATGTTCCACCGAGAAATTTTAGAGATGTTGTTGTCTCGCAAGTTGGTGAAAGGTTATACGAGCTGTTTTTTAAGAATTATACGAAAAAACAATGGGGGAGAGAACCCGAAGAACTTGCACCCGATGTTGCGAGGAGAATACCGGTAAGAACTAATAGAGACGGTAGATACTTCTCGGATAAATATCAGGGTATACCAGCGGAAGGATATACAAAAATGGTCGAAAAAATTCTCAACCACCCGAACATAGTTCTCATGTTAGGGATCGATTACTTTGAAGTGAGAGACTTGTTTAAGCCAAAGTTAACGGTATACACAGGAGAACTGGATAAATTCTTTGATTACGTATACGGTAAACTTGAATACCGGTCACTTAAATTGGAGTTGAGAACGTTAGAACAGGAGTTTTATCAGCCGGTATCAGTCGTTAACTACCCTAACGATTACGACTGGACAAGAGTAACAGAGTACAAACATTTCTTGAATGAAAAAAGCGAGAGAACAACAATATGTTATGAGTACCCCATAGAAGAAGGAGAGCCATTTTACGTTGTAATGACTCAAGACAATCTTGTAAAAAGAGAAAAGTACCTAAAAGAGGTAGAAAAGCTTGAAAAAACCGGGGAATTCTTGTTTATAGGAAGGTTGGCAGAGTACAAATATTACAACATGGATCAGGCTATAGAAGCAGCTTTAGAAAAAATCACCAAGTATCTGACTAACTCCCTAAGATCTGATTGA